A single genomic interval of Halococcus sediminicola harbors:
- a CDS encoding DsbA family protein, whose translation MKLRRRAFLASAVAAGAFAGCLGSGSSGSAGNSDGAASETGDAGGSNRQGSTTDADSTTRNESSESRAATGTAVSNLDHPAATALAGQPFRGPQPGTAGATIIAFEDPSCHNCRRFNENTFPELESKLIDPGKASFVYRNFPHAFEWGKPAMQALEATFTRGEQPFWALEHHYFATQDEFTDENVLDRTRQFLAAETEVDAAAVVADAEAKKFDTAFQRDADAGDAAGVVSTPTFYLFREGQFLTEIRGAQSYQVFAQALGGK comes from the coding sequence ATGAAACTACGACGACGGGCCTTTCTCGCAAGCGCCGTGGCGGCCGGTGCGTTCGCCGGCTGTCTCGGAAGCGGAAGCTCGGGTTCGGCCGGCAACTCGGATGGAGCGGCCAGCGAAACGGGTGATGCGGGCGGATCGAACCGACAAGGTTCGACGACCGATGCCGATTCGACCACTCGAAACGAATCGAGCGAGTCACGGGCGGCCACGGGGACGGCTGTTTCGAACCTCGACCATCCCGCAGCCACGGCCCTCGCCGGCCAGCCGTTTCGCGGCCCGCAACCCGGAACGGCCGGCGCGACGATCATCGCCTTCGAGGACCCCTCCTGTCACAACTGCCGACGCTTCAACGAGAACACGTTCCCGGAACTCGAATCGAAGCTCATCGACCCCGGCAAGGCGAGTTTCGTCTATCGGAACTTCCCACACGCCTTCGAATGGGGCAAGCCCGCGATGCAGGCGCTCGAAGCGACCTTCACCCGCGGCGAGCAACCGTTCTGGGCGCTCGAACACCACTACTTCGCCACCCAGGACGAGTTCACGGACGAGAACGTCCTCGACCGCACCCGACAGTTCCTCGCAGCCGAGACAGAAGTGGACGCCGCCGCGGTCGTCGCGGACGCCGAGGCGAAGAAGTTCGATACGGCCTTCCAGCGCGACGCCGACGCCGGCGACGCCGCTGGCGTCGTGAGCACACCGACGTTCTATCTCTTCCGCGAGGGACAGTTCCTGACCGAGATCCGCGGCGCACAGAGCTATCAGGTGTTCGCACAGGCGCTGGGAGGAAAATGA
- a CDS encoding AsnC family transcriptional regulator, which translates to MTGIDDVDYRILELLMDDARRSYRDIAEEVGRSPPTVSERVERLTEVGVIERFTLDVDRSRLVEGPTVLVDLAVQPGSEATVVEDLTDAPAVEHVIRTVDAAVVFVAHANERDVEELLSETLGDERVREYRVRLVSDRTWEPRLDEETLAIECVVCGKSVEGSDESVALGDRTYEVCCSSCASEIKDQYDALQQAASE; encoded by the coding sequence ATGACCGGTATCGACGACGTGGACTATCGGATCCTGGAACTGCTGATGGACGACGCACGGCGTTCGTATCGCGACATCGCGGAGGAAGTCGGCCGATCACCGCCGACGGTCTCCGAGCGCGTCGAGCGCCTCACCGAGGTGGGCGTCATCGAGCGGTTCACCCTCGACGTCGACCGGTCGCGGCTGGTCGAGGGTCCCACGGTGCTGGTCGACCTCGCGGTCCAACCGGGCAGCGAGGCAACGGTTGTGGAGGATCTCACCGACGCGCCGGCCGTCGAACACGTCATCCGGACGGTCGATGCGGCAGTCGTGTTCGTCGCCCACGCCAACGAGCGCGACGTCGAGGAACTGCTCTCGGAGACGCTCGGCGACGAACGGGTCAGGGAGTACCGCGTGCGGCTGGTCAGCGACCGCACGTGGGAGCCGCGACTCGACGAGGAAACCCTCGCCATCGAGTGCGTCGTCTGTGGGAAGTCCGTCGAGGGCAGCGACGAATCCGTCGCTCTCGGCGACCGTACCTACGAGGTCTGCTGTTCGTCGTGTGCCTCGGAAATCAAAGACCAGTACGACGCCCTCCAGCAGGCCGCGAGTGAATAG
- a CDS encoding SOS response-associated peptidase: MCGRYTLFTPPAEIEERFGATFEQSPKPRYNAAPRQSLPVITNDAPETIDAFEWGLIPGWADSASGNRPINARAETVAEKRSFRDAYENRRCLVLADGFYEWTSTNDGKQPYRVTLDSREPFALAGLWERWQPPEKQTGLTEFGDGEPDREAEVVETFTIITTEPNRVVGELHDRMAVVLSAEDERRWLADGGADLLQPYPDNEMTAYPVSTAVNNPSNDSPELVEEVDAAV, from the coding sequence ATGTGTGGACGATACACCCTCTTCACGCCGCCGGCCGAGATCGAGGAGCGCTTCGGCGCGACCTTCGAGCAATCGCCGAAGCCGCGATACAACGCCGCACCCCGACAGTCCCTTCCCGTCATCACGAACGACGCACCCGAGACCATCGACGCGTTCGAATGGGGTCTGATTCCCGGCTGGGCCGACAGCGCGAGCGGGAATCGTCCCATCAACGCCCGTGCCGAGACCGTCGCCGAGAAGCGCAGTTTCCGCGACGCCTACGAGAACCGGCGCTGTCTCGTGCTCGCCGACGGGTTCTACGAGTGGACCAGTACGAACGACGGAAAGCAGCCCTATCGCGTGACGCTCGACAGTCGGGAGCCGTTCGCGCTGGCCGGCCTGTGGGAGCGCTGGCAGCCACCCGAAAAACAAACCGGACTGACGGAGTTCGGCGATGGCGAACCCGACCGCGAGGCGGAGGTCGTCGAGACGTTCACCATCATCACGACCGAGCCGAATCGGGTGGTGGGTGAACTCCACGACAGGATGGCGGTCGTTCTCTCCGCCGAGGACGAACGGCGCTGGCTCGCGGATGGCGGTGCGGACCTGCTCCAGCCGTACCCCGACAACGAGATGACGGCCTACCCGGTCTCGACGGCGGTGAACAACCCCTCGAACGACTCGCCGGAACTCGTCGAGGAGGTCGATGCGGCTGTTTGA
- a CDS encoding ornithine cyclodeaminase — MTVSREVELSGHIIDSGMMQACFGAIMDLGGSFEVEEFRIGRSEVEESYARLTVLADTEGELRSIVHELHQNGATPSHPVDATLEPAPDDQVVPPEFYSTTNHPTDIRYDGEWVPVERIEMDCAVVVEEGEDDEPRAYTKVLNAIEEGELVVTGETGIRVRPPERPRNREGAFGFMQGGVSSERPSESTITKIADAIAETKREGGSVLAVCGPALVHSGARESLAELVREGYIDMLSAGNGFAVHDLERDLYGTSLGMNTETLDHPRKGHKHHIYTISEIIRAGGIEESVEAGLVESGVMYECVSNDRPFVLAGSIRDDGPLPDTITDSVEAQDAIREQAHEADMVLMFSTLLHSVAVGNCLPSSTRVVCVDINPATVTQLLDRGSAQAVGMVTDIGTFVPMLAEQLCEA, encoded by the coding sequence ATGACCGTCTCGCGCGAGGTCGAACTCTCGGGGCACATCATCGACTCGGGGATGATGCAGGCCTGTTTCGGTGCCATCATGGATCTGGGGGGGTCCTTCGAGGTCGAGGAGTTCCGGATCGGCCGGAGCGAGGTCGAGGAATCGTACGCCCGCCTCACCGTCCTGGCCGACACCGAGGGCGAACTCCGATCCATCGTTCACGAACTCCACCAGAACGGCGCGACCCCTTCCCACCCTGTGGACGCGACGCTCGAACCCGCACCCGACGACCAGGTCGTTCCACCGGAGTTCTACTCGACGACGAACCACCCTACCGACATCCGCTACGACGGCGAGTGGGTGCCCGTCGAGCGCATCGAGATGGACTGTGCCGTGGTGGTTGAAGAAGGCGAAGACGACGAGCCACGGGCGTACACGAAGGTACTCAACGCCATCGAGGAGGGTGAACTGGTCGTGACCGGCGAGACCGGGATTCGGGTTCGTCCGCCCGAACGCCCCAGAAATCGTGAGGGAGCGTTCGGCTTCATGCAGGGCGGCGTCTCCTCCGAGCGACCATCCGAGTCGACCATCACGAAGATCGCCGACGCCATCGCCGAGACCAAACGCGAGGGCGGGTCGGTCCTCGCCGTCTGTGGCCCGGCGCTCGTCCACTCCGGCGCGCGCGAATCGCTCGCCGAACTGGTCCGAGAGGGGTACATCGACATGCTGTCGGCGGGCAACGGCTTCGCGGTCCACGACCTCGAACGCGATCTGTATGGCACATCCCTCGGGATGAACACCGAGACGCTCGACCACCCACGCAAGGGCCACAAACACCACATCTACACCATCAGCGAGATCATCCGCGCCGGCGGCATCGAGGAATCGGTCGAGGCGGGACTCGTGGAATCGGGTGTGATGTACGAGTGCGTGTCCAACGACCGCCCGTTCGTGCTCGCGGGGTCGATCCGCGACGACGGGCCCCTCCCCGACACCATCACCGACTCTGTCGAGGCGCAGGACGCCATCCGCGAGCAGGCCCACGAGGCGGACATGGTGCTGATGTTCTCCACCCTCCTCCACTCGGTCGCGGTCGGCAACTGCCTGCCCTCCTCGACGCGGGTCGTCTGTGTCGACATCAACCCCGCCACCGTGACCCAACTGCTCGACCGCGGGAGCGCACAGGCGGTCGGCATGGTCACCGACATCGGGACGTTCGTGCCGATGCTCGCCGAACAGCTGTGCGAGGCGTGA
- a CDS encoding cytoplasmic protein, translating into MAVQQIGLSDEMEACVDSCTEAAQVCEWCADECADHGEDMAECIRLCRDVADLASLCARLCVRDSAFNSQIAEACADACEACAEECEQHDHDHCQACAEILPQCAESCRAMA; encoded by the coding sequence ATGGCAGTCCAACAGATCGGTCTGAGCGACGAGATGGAAGCGTGCGTGGATAGCTGTACCGAGGCCGCCCAGGTCTGTGAGTGGTGTGCCGACGAGTGTGCGGACCACGGCGAGGATATGGCCGAGTGCATTCGGCTCTGTCGGGACGTCGCCGACCTCGCGTCGCTGTGTGCACGCCTGTGTGTCCGTGATTCGGCGTTCAACTCGCAGATCGCCGAGGCTTGCGCCGACGCCTGCGAGGCGTGCGCCGAGGAGTGCGAACAGCACGACCACGACCACTGTCAGGCCTGCGCCGAAATCCTGCCTCAGTGTGCCGAGAGCTGCCGGGCGATGGCCTGA